In Populus nigra chromosome 1, ddPopNigr1.1, whole genome shotgun sequence, one genomic interval encodes:
- the LOC133670386 gene encoding probable WRKY transcription factor 20: MDSNTSRSEVSDCGDPSRPESGGGGGARYKLMSPAKLPISRSACITIPPGLSPTSFLESPVLLSNVKAEPSPTTGTFTKPRTALGSLSSTPYSATTVSSTACGERKSDCFEFRPYARSNMVSADINHQRSTQCAQVQSQCHSQSFASPPLVKSEMAVSTNELSLSASLHMVTSVASAPAEVDSDELNQTGLSSSGLQASQSDHRAGSAPSMSSDDGYNWRKYGQKHVKGSEFPRSYYKCTHPNCEVKKLFERSHDGQITEIIYKGTHDHPKPQPSRRYASGSVLSMQEDRFDKSSSLPNQDDKSPGAYGQVPHAIEPNGALELSTGANDDAGEGAEDDDDPFSKRRRLDAGGFDVTPVVKPIREPRVVVQTLSEVDILDDGYRWRKYGQKVVRGNPNPRSYYKCTNAGCPVRKHVERASHDPKAVITTYEGKHNHDVPTARTNSHDMAGPSAVNGPSRIKPDENETISLDLGVGISSTTENQSSDQQQALHAELIKHENQASGSSFRVVHATPITAYYGVLNGGMNQYGSRQIPGESRSIEIPPYPYPQNMGRLLTGP, from the exons ATGGACAGCAATACCTCTCGCTCTGAGGTTTCCGACTGCGGCGATCCATCGAGGCCGGAATCCGGAGGCGGCGGCGGCGCTAGGTACAAGCTGATGTCGCCGGCCAAACTTCCGATCTCGAGGTCGGCTTGCATCACGATCCCTCCTGGACTCAGTCCGACCTCGTTTCTTGAGTCTCCAGTTCTTCTCTCTAATGTTAAG GCAGAGCCTTCCCCCACTACTGGTACGTTTACTAAGCCTCGAACAGCTCTTGGCTCTCTTAGCTCCACTCCATATTCTGCTACAACTGTTTCATCCACAGCGTGTGGAGAAAGAAAATCCGACTGCTTTGAGTTTAGACCATATGCTAGGTCAAACATG GTTTCTGCAGATATAAACCATCAGAGGAGCACACAATGTGCTCAAGTCCAAAGCCAGTGCCATTCACAATCATTTGCCTCACCACCTTTGGTAAAAAGTGAGATGGCAGTATCCACAAATGAGTTGAGTCTGTCAGCATCCCTTCACATGGTTACTTCAGTTGCTAGTGCACCTGCAGAAGTTGATTCAGATGAACTAAACCAAACAGGGCTCTCTAGCAGTGGGCTTCAGGCATCACAGTCTGATCATAGAGCAGGAAGTGCGCCTTCAATGTCATCTGATGATGGATATAACTGGAGAAAATATGGACAGAAACATGTTAAGGGAAGTGAGTTCCCTCGAAGCTATTACAAATGTACACATCCTAACTGTGAAGTGAAAAAGTTATTTGAGCGCTCCCATGATGGACAAATAACAGAGATTATCTACAAGGGTACACATGATCATCCTAAACCACAACCCAGCCGCCGATATGCCTCTGGTTCTGTTTTGTCCATGCAGGAAGATAGATTTGACAAGTCTTCATCTCTGCCTAACCAAGATG ACAAGTCACCTGGTGCTTATGGACAGGTGCCTCATGCTATCGAGCCAAATGGTGCCCTTGAACTGTCTACTGGAGCAAATGATGATGCTGGAGAAGGTGCcgaagatgatgatgatccCTTCTCAAAAAGAAG GAGGTTGGATGCTGGAGGTTTTGATGTTACTCCAGTGGTCAAACCTATCCGGGAACCACGTGTTGTCGTGCAAACTCTGAGTGAGGTTGATATACTGGATGATGGGTACAGGTGGCGCAAATATGGCCAGAAAGTGGTGAGAGGAAATCCTAATCCAAG GAGTTACTACAAATGCACAAATGCTGGATGCCCAGTTAGAAAGCACGTTGAGAGGGCATCACATGATCCAAAAGCAGTTATAACCACTTATGAGGGGAAACACAATCATGATGTACCTACAGCTAGGACAAACAGTCATGACATGGCGGGACCATCAGCTGTGAATGGACCCTCAAGGATTAAACCAGATGAAAACGAGACAATTAGCCTTGATCTTGGGGTCGGGATCAGTTCTACAACTGAAAACCAGTCCAGCGATCAGCAACAAGCTTTGCATGCTGAACTTATCAAACACGAAAACCAAGCAAGTGGTTCTAGTTTCAGAGTAGTTCATGCAACCCCAATTACGGCTTACTATGGTGTTTTAAATGGTGGCATGAATCAGTATGGATCTAGGCAAATTCCAGGTGAAAGCCGTAGCATTGAAATTCCACCTTATCCATATCCGCAGAACATGGGAAGATTATTAACGGGTCCATAA